AGACCCAGACCTTTCCGCTCATGGCCATTTCCATCGCAGTGGTATGCAATCGCAACGGCAGCCTCAAGCATTATGCAGAGGCTTCTGCCATTGCCATGCAGTTGAAGAAAAAGGCAAAGGAAGATCCGGGGAGCGTCTATGTCATCGATCAAAGGCAGGCGTAAGGGGCGCGCGGGGGACGACGACTTTCCCGGTCGCATCGCTTCATCCCGCTCGGCATCTTCCCGTACGGCGCAAGCTGATTTCTCCGGGCTTCCGGCACTGCCGGACATGGCGGAGATGTATATCGGGCATCTGGCCGTGGAAAAGGGCTATTCCGATGCCACGGTGGAAGCATATGCCCGTGACCTGCATCAGTTCGAGTCTTACCTGCAGCAGCACGGCGGCACGCTGGATGCGCCGCAGGATGTAACCCGCCATATGGTACAGGGCTTTCTTGCCGATCTGCACAGGCTGCGGATGAACAAGACGTCCATGGGACGCAAACTTTCCGCATTGCGCGGGCTGTTTCGCTATCTTGCGAAGAAGAAGTTCATAACCGTCATTCCCACGGACGGCCTGCGTAATCCCAAGACAGATACACGGCATCCCAGGGCCCTGAACGTGGACCAGACTTTTGCCGTGCTTGATGAGCGCAAGCAGCAGACTGCCGAATCCACCCGTCACAGAGGCCATGCGCGTGAACAGCTCACCCGCGACCTTGCTCTTGCCGAATTGCTCTATGGCTCGGGGCTGCGTATTTCGGAAGCTCTTGATCTGGATATTGCCGACATTGACCCTGCATCCGGCGTGGTGAGGGTAATGGGCAAAGGCAGCAAGGAACGCATGGTTCCTCTGTCCGATACGGCAAAGACCGCACTGCAGGCATGGCTGCGGCAGCGCGAGGCCC
This region of Desulfovibrio subterraneus genomic DNA includes:
- a CDS encoding tyrosine recombinase XerC; amino-acid sequence: MAEMYIGHLAVEKGYSDATVEAYARDLHQFESYLQQHGGTLDAPQDVTRHMVQGFLADLHRLRMNKTSMGRKLSALRGLFRYLAKKKFITVIPTDGLRNPKTDTRHPRALNVDQTFAVLDERKQQTAESTRHRGHAREQLTRDLALAELLYGSGLRISEALDLDIADIDPASGVVRVMGKGSKERMVPLSDTAKTALQAWLRQREALDASGREPALFLGARGGRLNRRQAARIIEDLCKRVGLPQAVSPHGLRHSFATHLLEAGADMRSVQELLGHARLTTTQRYTHLNLARLVEVYDKAHPKAARSGEKKKP